One genomic segment of Myxococcota bacterium includes these proteins:
- a CDS encoding MBOAT family O-acyltransferase: protein MRFNSFEFALFFAVLVGLLPFFPRGKPRTGLLLVASYIFYGSWNWGFLLLLWLTTLLDFGFGLAISATEVQWKRRAYLWTSIFANLGFLFYFKYGNFFLDNVAFVSGIDPEPYYLKIVIPLGISFYTFHTMTYTIDVYRRRVETCRSLLDFALYVAFFPQLLAGPILRAGHFIPQLARTEPVRDDELLSGLELFCLGLFKKVVVADNMATLADRVFSDPTHFGAAAILLGTIAFWIQIYCDFSGYSTMARGLGRWLGFEIPQNFDYPLLQTNPQTYRHAWHMTLGQWFTDYVYKPLGGSRAGDLRMLRNIMITWTLTGLWHGASWHFVLWGLYNGVTLCVYSLWKKHAPWHLPEYPGKKLVSWLAQVALLLPSVALFRTGDMHGFGQLALRVLSWESGRSVALEWPLAIALLAGVHVLCYFHYKEDLLQRLRWPARIGLVSSAAALTALLAATGRPFIYFQF from the coding sequence ATGCGCTTCAACAGCTTCGAGTTCGCGCTCTTCTTCGCGGTCCTCGTGGGCCTTCTGCCCTTCTTCCCGCGCGGCAAGCCGCGCACCGGCTTGCTCCTGGTGGCGAGCTACATCTTCTACGGCTCGTGGAACTGGGGCTTCCTGCTGCTCTTGTGGCTCACGACCTTGCTCGACTTCGGCTTCGGGCTGGCGATCTCGGCCACCGAGGTGCAGTGGAAGCGTCGCGCGTATCTGTGGACGAGTATCTTCGCGAACCTGGGGTTCCTGTTCTATTTCAAGTACGGGAACTTCTTCCTCGACAACGTCGCGTTCGTGTCGGGCATCGATCCCGAGCCGTACTACCTGAAGATCGTGATCCCGCTCGGGATCTCGTTCTACACCTTCCACACGATGACCTACACGATCGACGTGTACCGGCGCCGCGTGGAGACCTGCCGCAGCCTGCTCGACTTCGCGCTCTACGTCGCGTTCTTCCCGCAGCTCCTGGCGGGGCCGATCCTGCGCGCGGGTCACTTCATTCCGCAGCTCGCGCGCACCGAGCCGGTGCGCGACGACGAGCTGCTGTCGGGGCTCGAGCTGTTCTGCCTGGGCCTGTTCAAGAAGGTCGTGGTGGCCGACAACATGGCGACGCTCGCCGACCGCGTCTTCTCCGACCCGACTCACTTCGGCGCGGCGGCGATCCTCCTGGGCACGATCGCGTTCTGGATCCAGATCTACTGCGATTTCTCGGGCTACTCGACCATGGCGCGCGGGCTCGGGCGCTGGCTGGGCTTCGAGATCCCGCAGAACTTCGACTACCCGCTCTTGCAGACCAACCCGCAGACCTACCGGCACGCCTGGCACATGACGCTGGGCCAGTGGTTCACCGACTACGTGTACAAGCCGCTGGGCGGCTCACGCGCAGGCGACCTGCGCATGCTGCGCAACATCATGATCACCTGGACGCTCACGGGCCTGTGGCACGGCGCGAGCTGGCACTTCGTGCTCTGGGGGCTCTACAACGGCGTGACCTTGTGCGTGTACTCGCTGTGGAAGAAGCACGCGCCCTGGCACCTGCCGGAGTACCCCGGCAAGAAGCTCGTGTCGTGGCTGGCGCAGGTGGCGCTCCTGCTGCCGTCGGTGGCGCTGTTCCGCACCGGCGACATGCACGGCTTCGGGCAGCTGGCCCTGCGCGTGCTCAGCTGGGAATCGGGCCGCAGCGTGGCGTTGGAGTGGCCGCTTGCCATCGCGTTGCTCGCGGGTGTGCACGTGCTCTGTTACTTCCACTACAAGGAAGATCTGCTGCAGAGACTCCGCTGGCCTGCGCGCATCGGATTGGTGTCGTCGGCCGCCGCGCTGACGGCGCTGCTCGCGGCGACCGGCCGGCCGTTCATCTATTTCCAGTTCTGA
- a CDS encoding helix-turn-helix domain-containing protein, producing MPEVAQGLRERNKAEKLLRIRNAARALFARRGFEATTAREICERAGIGTGTLFLYVRDKRELLFLTFEEDARRIFAEARAAAARESDFLAQLMAYFGRFIAFYARDAAHAKSLVQELFFREHDPERLGRLTLEFGAHLAELVAQAQARGALRADVAPMPVAQALFAHYGYWIQGWLGAGLVSRQGAEDGLRRALELQLDGLRPQTKRSES from the coding sequence GTGCCCGAAGTTGCACAGGGTCTGCGCGAGCGGAACAAGGCCGAGAAGCTGTTGCGGATCCGCAACGCGGCGCGCGCGCTGTTCGCGCGGCGGGGCTTCGAGGCCACGACCGCGCGCGAGATCTGCGAGCGCGCGGGGATCGGGACAGGCACGCTGTTCCTGTACGTGCGCGACAAGCGCGAGCTCTTGTTCCTCACGTTCGAAGAGGACGCGCGCCGCATCTTCGCCGAGGCGCGCGCGGCCGCAGCGCGCGAGAGCGATTTCCTAGCGCAGCTCATGGCCTACTTCGGGCGCTTCATCGCTTTCTACGCGCGCGACGCGGCCCACGCGAAGTCACTCGTGCAGGAGCTGTTCTTCCGCGAGCACGACCCCGAGAGACTCGGGCGACTCACGCTCGAGTTCGGCGCGCACCTGGCGGAGCTCGTCGCGCAGGCGCAGGCCCGCGGCGCGCTGCGCGCCGACGTCGCGCCCATGCCCGTCGCCCAGGCGCTGTTCGCGCACTACGGCTACTGGATCCAGGGCTGGCTCGGCGCGGGCCTGGTCTCGCGCCAGGGCGCCGAGGACGGCCTGCGGCGCGCGCTCGAGCTCCAGCTCGATGGCCTGCGTCCCCAAACGAAGAGGAGCGAGTCATGA
- the ettA gene encoding energy-dependent translational throttle protein EttA has product MPEFVFVMEDLRKVVPPDRILLDAISLSFYPGAKIGVLGHNGSGKSTLLKIMAGVDKEFVGVARPHEGLRIGYLAQEPELDESKTVLGIVEEGVAETRALLTEFEAISAKFSEPMDDDAMNKLLERQAKLQDKIDAVNAWELDRQLEVAMDALRLPPGDAQVKVLSGGERRRVALCRLLLARPDMLLLDEPTNHLDAESVAWLERFLHDYPGTVVAVTHDRYFLDNVAGWILELDRGRGIPYKGNYSAWLEQKQKRLELEEKKASARQRTLQRELEWVRLAPRARQAKSKARIAAFEKLRAEEENRAPDTVEIAIPPGPRLGENVIAAESLTKGYGETLLIDDLDFKLPQGAIVGVIGGNGAGKTTLFRMITGSEKPDSGALRIGETVKLAYVDQARSELDPKKTVFEAISDGEEKMKVGSRELPSRAYVGSFGFKGPDQQKRVSMLSGGERNRLHLARTLKAGGNVLLLDEPTNDLDVDTLRALEEALLGFSGCVVVISHDRWFLDRIATHMLAFEGDSHVEFFEGNYQEYEADLKRRIGVDADQPHRMRFKKLTH; this is encoded by the coding sequence GTGCCCGAATTCGTCTTCGTCATGGAAGACCTGCGCAAGGTCGTGCCGCCGGACCGGATCCTGCTCGACGCGATCTCGCTGTCGTTCTATCCCGGCGCGAAGATCGGCGTCCTGGGTCACAACGGCTCGGGCAAGAGCACGCTGCTCAAGATCATGGCGGGCGTGGACAAGGAGTTCGTCGGCGTCGCGCGGCCGCACGAAGGCCTGCGCATCGGGTATCTCGCGCAGGAGCCCGAGCTCGACGAGTCGAAGACCGTGCTCGGCATCGTCGAGGAAGGCGTGGCCGAGACACGCGCGCTGCTCACCGAGTTCGAGGCGATCTCCGCGAAGTTCTCCGAGCCGATGGACGACGACGCGATGAACAAGCTCTTGGAGCGCCAGGCCAAGCTGCAGGACAAGATCGACGCCGTGAACGCGTGGGAGCTGGACCGGCAGCTCGAGGTGGCGATGGACGCGCTGCGCCTCCCGCCCGGCGACGCGCAGGTGAAGGTGCTCTCGGGCGGCGAGCGCCGCCGCGTGGCGCTGTGCCGGCTGCTCCTGGCGCGGCCCGACATGCTCCTGCTCGACGAGCCCACGAACCACCTCGACGCCGAGTCGGTCGCGTGGCTCGAGCGCTTCCTGCACGACTACCCCGGCACCGTCGTGGCCGTGACTCACGACCGCTACTTCCTCGACAACGTGGCGGGCTGGATCCTCGAGCTCGACCGCGGCCGGGGCATCCCGTACAAGGGGAACTACTCCGCCTGGCTCGAGCAGAAGCAGAAGCGCCTGGAGCTGGAGGAGAAGAAGGCCAGCGCGCGCCAGCGCACGCTGCAGCGCGAGCTCGAGTGGGTGCGCCTGGCGCCGCGCGCGCGGCAAGCCAAGTCGAAGGCGCGCATCGCCGCGTTCGAGAAGCTGCGCGCCGAGGAGGAGAACCGCGCGCCGGACACGGTCGAGATCGCGATCCCGCCCGGCCCGCGGCTGGGCGAGAACGTGATCGCGGCGGAGTCACTCACCAAGGGCTACGGCGAAACACTCTTGATCGACGACCTCGACTTCAAGCTGCCGCAGGGCGCGATCGTGGGAGTCATCGGCGGCAACGGCGCGGGCAAGACGACGCTGTTCCGCATGATCACGGGCTCCGAGAAGCCCGACTCGGGCGCGCTGCGCATCGGCGAGACGGTGAAGCTCGCCTACGTGGACCAGGCGCGCTCCGAGCTCGACCCCAAGAAGACCGTGTTCGAGGCCATCTCGGACGGCGAGGAGAAGATGAAGGTCGGGTCACGCGAGCTGCCGAGCCGCGCCTACGTGGGCTCGTTCGGCTTCAAGGGCCCCGACCAGCAGAAGCGCGTCTCGATGCTCTCGGGCGGCGAGCGCAACCGCCTGCACCTCGCGCGCACGCTGAAGGCGGGCGGCAACGTGCTGCTCCTCGACGAGCCCACGAACGACCTCGACGTGGACACGCTGCGCGCGCTCGAAGAGGCCCTGCTCGGCTTCTCGGGCTGCGTGGTCGTGATCTCGCACGACCGCTGGTTCCTCGACCGCATCGCGACGCACATGCTCGCCTTCGAGGGCGACAGTCACGTGGAGTTCTTCGAGGGCAACTACCAGGAGTACGAAGCCGACCTGAAGCGCCGCATCGGCGTCGACGCCGACCAGCCGCACCGGATGCGCTTCAAGAAGCTGACTCACTAG